One genomic window of Methanosarcina acetivorans C2A includes the following:
- a CDS encoding phenylacetate--CoA ligase family protein, with the protein MYEASLDSELDPEVQLYHPKISEEDTLAKLKSLLKRAVEGSPFYQKKFKEANVDIEKIQSLEDLKLLPFTHKEELRDAYPLGLQAVPDSEVVRIHSSSGTTGKPVIIPYTRKDVDVWAEQMMRCYMLAGLTNQDRIQITPGYGLWTAGIGFQLGAERLGAMAIPTGPGNTEKQLEMFVDLKSTALASTSSYALLLAEEIEKRGLKDRIHLKVGVIGSERWSGKMRSRIETELGVETFDIYGLTEIYGPGIALDCSYHEGMHYWSDHLLFEIIDPITCEQLPDGTLGELVITTLTKEGAPLIRYRTRDLTRIIPGLCKCGCPFPRIDRILGRSDDRIKFKAVNIYPGQIEDIIHRVPGVSSEYQILLTRKDGRDSMTFRVEIEGAEDPEIKAKTEKALGKAFKDFIGVTVDIVGVIIGELPRSMKKTKRVIDEREL; encoded by the coding sequence ATGTATGAAGCATCTTTGGATTCTGAGCTCGACCCGGAAGTCCAGCTCTACCATCCCAAAATCTCTGAAGAAGATACCCTTGCAAAACTGAAAAGCCTGCTTAAACGGGCGGTTGAAGGCAGTCCCTTTTACCAGAAAAAGTTCAAAGAAGCAAACGTGGATATCGAGAAAATCCAGTCGCTTGAGGACCTCAAACTCCTGCCTTTTACCCACAAAGAGGAACTGAGGGACGCTTATCCCCTCGGGCTTCAGGCAGTTCCGGATTCCGAAGTCGTAAGGATCCACTCGTCTTCAGGGACAACCGGCAAACCTGTCATTATCCCCTATACCAGGAAAGACGTCGATGTCTGGGCCGAGCAGATGATGCGCTGCTACATGCTGGCAGGGCTCACCAACCAGGATAGGATCCAGATAACTCCCGGATACGGACTCTGGACTGCAGGGATAGGGTTCCAGCTAGGAGCCGAGCGTCTCGGAGCAATGGCAATCCCTACAGGCCCTGGAAATACTGAGAAACAACTTGAAATGTTTGTTGACCTCAAGTCCACAGCACTTGCAAGTACCTCTTCGTACGCGCTTTTGCTTGCCGAAGAGATTGAAAAGCGCGGCTTGAAAGACCGGATCCACCTCAAGGTAGGGGTTATCGGGTCCGAGCGCTGGAGCGGAAAGATGCGTAGCCGGATCGAAACAGAACTAGGGGTCGAGACCTTTGACATCTACGGGCTGACCGAAATCTACGGGCCCGGAATTGCCCTTGACTGCTCCTACCACGAAGGGATGCACTACTGGTCTGACCACCTGCTTTTTGAGATCATCGACCCCATCACCTGCGAACAGCTGCCGGACGGCACCCTCGGAGAGCTTGTAATTACCACCCTAACAAAGGAAGGAGCTCCCCTGATCCGCTACAGGACAAGAGACCTGACCCGAATAATCCCAGGGCTCTGTAAATGCGGCTGCCCCTTCCCGAGAATTGACCGGATTTTAGGACGGTCGGACGACCGCATAAAGTTCAAAGCCGTAAATATCTACCCCGGCCAGATCGAGGACATCATCCACAGGGTCCCAGGTGTCAGCAGTGAGTACCAGATCCTCCTTACCCGCAAAGACGGCAGGGACAGCATGACCTTCAGGGTTGAAATTGAAGGAGCCGAAGACCCTGAAATAAAAGCAAAAACCGAAAAAGCTTTGGGAAAAGCCTTCAAGGACTTTATCGGGGTTACCGTGGATATTGTAGGCGTAATAATCGGAGAACTTCCAAGAAGCATGAAAAAGACAAAAAGAGTGATCGATGAAAGGGAACTTTAA
- a CDS encoding indolepyruvate oxidoreductase subunit beta: MKYDILIAGVGGQGVVLASRMLALAAMKAGFRVSTAETIGMSQREGSVSSHIRIGDEISGSLIPAGQADLLIGLEPAETVRNLPFLKKGGKILSNSHAIAPASKPPGSPEYAPEALLAFLKALIPDMLCLDFTRLAEEAGTYRAANVAMLGAAAGAGMLPFSKETILSVLETEIPEKHRAVNRAAFEGAIEKIKPGTLIGNRR; encoded by the coding sequence ATGAAATACGACATCCTGATTGCAGGCGTCGGAGGACAGGGTGTTGTGCTTGCTTCCCGCATGCTTGCACTTGCTGCAATGAAAGCCGGGTTCAGGGTGAGTACTGCCGAAACCATAGGCATGTCCCAGAGGGAAGGATCGGTAAGCAGCCATATAAGGATCGGAGACGAGATCTCAGGCTCCCTTATTCCTGCAGGGCAGGCCGACCTGCTCATAGGGCTCGAACCTGCAGAAACCGTAAGAAACCTGCCTTTCCTGAAAAAGGGTGGAAAAATCCTGTCAAATTCTCATGCCATAGCTCCTGCATCAAAACCTCCGGGAAGTCCCGAATATGCCCCCGAAGCTTTGCTGGCCTTTCTGAAAGCCCTCATTCCGGACATGCTCTGCCTTGATTTTACCCGGCTTGCAGAAGAGGCAGGCACATACAGGGCAGCCAATGTCGCAATGCTGGGAGCGGCTGCAGGTGCAGGAATGCTTCCATTTTCAAAGGAAACCATTCTCTCGGTACTTGAAACCGAAATTCCTGAAAAACACAGGGCTGTAAACAGGGCTGCGTTTGAAGGTGCGATTGAAAAAATTAAGCCAGGCACCCTGATAGGGAACAGAAGGTGA
- the iorA gene encoding indolepyruvate ferredoxin oxidoreductase subunit alpha, translating to MTEKKLLMGNEAIALGAIEAGVQVVTGYPGTPSTEALETVVRYADRCGIYTEWSSNEKVALETAVGAAYSGAKALVTMKQVGLNVASDPLMSLSYIGVKGALVLLVADDPGPHSSQTEQDTRVFGHFANIPVLDPANPQEAYELTKLAFELSHEFEVPVILRTTTRVSHSCEDVELAVAEPAPVEASCEGFVKDRRWTIFPRLTTERHPWLENVQVQLSERFSELPYNSVSGSGKIGIIASGVSALYVKEAVKGFEGLFTLFRVGTVHPFPEQAALSFLKGVEKLIVVEELDPYLEEQALQLIGKAHLPVDVYGKKNGFFPVGGEYNVDIVIDGINKVLSKLGEPSRLSHASPAVLREELPPLPVRAPTLCAGCMHRTVFYAFKQAAKQLKKDSQVETIFSGDIGCYTLGNAFPLNMVETCLCMGAGMSIAGGLSRTNSEVKQVAFIGDSTFFHSGIPAVINAVYNGADVTLAVLDNRTTAMTGHQPHPGIGVTVLGNPSKAIDIAGVIRSCGIGSVRTVETVNLEGCIEAAKEAMEFKGPSAIVFKGNCVGITKSGIKLTIDTESCTGCGFCIKQLGCPAIFLPPGEEKPFILDSCNGCGLCAQICPSESISEDGVKK from the coding sequence TTGACTGAGAAAAAACTGTTAATGGGTAATGAAGCCATTGCACTTGGAGCAATAGAAGCCGGCGTACAGGTAGTTACGGGGTATCCGGGGACACCCTCTACCGAAGCTCTGGAGACAGTTGTCCGGTATGCGGACAGGTGCGGGATTTATACCGAGTGGTCGAGCAACGAAAAGGTTGCGCTTGAAACGGCTGTGGGAGCGGCTTATTCCGGGGCAAAGGCGCTTGTGACCATGAAGCAGGTCGGGTTAAATGTCGCATCCGACCCCCTGATGAGCCTGAGCTACATCGGGGTAAAGGGGGCTCTTGTCCTGCTTGTTGCAGACGATCCTGGGCCTCATTCCTCGCAGACCGAGCAGGATACGAGGGTTTTCGGGCATTTTGCAAACATCCCTGTTCTTGACCCTGCAAACCCGCAGGAAGCGTATGAGCTTACAAAGCTGGCTTTTGAGCTTTCGCATGAATTCGAAGTTCCTGTCATACTCAGGACCACTACACGGGTCTCTCACAGCTGCGAGGACGTCGAACTTGCAGTTGCAGAACCTGCCCCGGTCGAAGCTTCCTGCGAGGGCTTTGTAAAGGACAGGCGCTGGACGATTTTTCCGAGGCTTACTACAGAGCGGCACCCCTGGCTTGAAAACGTACAGGTGCAGCTTTCCGAGCGCTTTTCGGAACTTCCGTACAATTCCGTTTCGGGAAGCGGGAAAATAGGGATAATAGCCTCGGGGGTTTCAGCCCTCTACGTAAAAGAGGCTGTAAAGGGTTTTGAAGGGCTTTTCACCCTTTTCAGAGTCGGGACAGTGCACCCATTCCCCGAACAGGCAGCTCTTTCCTTCTTAAAAGGGGTCGAAAAACTGATCGTGGTCGAAGAACTTGACCCTTACCTCGAAGAACAGGCCCTCCAGCTTATAGGAAAAGCTCACCTGCCGGTTGACGTTTACGGAAAAAAGAACGGATTTTTCCCGGTGGGGGGGGAATACAATGTGGACATCGTTATTGATGGCATCAACAAAGTGCTTTCCAAGCTCGGAGAGCCTTCCCGCCTCTCCCATGCTTCTCCTGCCGTTTTAAGGGAAGAGCTCCCGCCCCTACCGGTTCGGGCTCCAACCCTCTGTGCGGGCTGCATGCACAGGACTGTTTTTTACGCTTTCAAACAGGCTGCAAAGCAGCTTAAAAAGGATTCTCAGGTCGAGACTATTTTTTCCGGGGATATCGGCTGTTATACCCTTGGAAACGCCTTCCCTCTCAACATGGTTGAGACCTGCCTCTGCATGGGGGCAGGAATGAGCATTGCAGGAGGGCTTTCCCGCACGAACTCTGAGGTGAAACAGGTAGCTTTCATAGGGGATTCGACTTTTTTCCATTCAGGCATTCCGGCTGTGATAAATGCAGTCTACAACGGAGCCGATGTTACCCTTGCCGTCCTTGACAACCGGACAACAGCCATGACAGGACACCAGCCTCATCCGGGGATCGGGGTTACCGTCCTCGGGAACCCTTCTAAAGCCATCGACATTGCCGGGGTGATCCGGAGCTGTGGGATCGGCTCTGTAAGGACCGTGGAAACAGTCAACCTTGAAGGCTGCATTGAGGCAGCAAAGGAAGCCATGGAATTCAAAGGGCCTTCTGCGATCGTGTTCAAAGGAAACTGTGTCGGGATTACAAAATCCGGGATAAAACTTACAATCGATACTGAAAGCTGCACAGGCTGCGGGTTCTGCATAAAGCAGCTGGGCTGCCCTGCAATATTCCTCCCTCCGGGAGAAGAAAAACCCTTCATCCTGGACAGCTGCAACGGCTGCGGGCTCTGTGCCCAGATCTGTCCTTCGGAATCCATAAGCGAAGATGGGGTGAAGAAATGA
- a CDS encoding STARP antigen: MKIKVIVYLLAICIIFSAVPVQAQTNTIENTNNTYLTVTEDTDKTFMCNITGNAFVVGTSGNITENMTENVTDNQTENTIRNPIETQTSNATGKTENVTNLMTCNVTGKLAIIKDMLNMTENVVMLGKIDDMPGKVVIIGKMDKTEADEKVVNITGMEGKVDYMTVLMKGNMNGTIKCNMTENVASMTENTSSMTVLMKGNMTGIITGDLNKKVIKIKNSGNTAGTTENMIDMTKMVGNMSATAEPMKYNITGNMILIKNTNNMTEAPETADDITDISEDMEEIKKMDQKIDNMTEMSENIDKVKEMDENMNNMTGMEWKNNNSNVSIITVTNVFTNVINITQIGLN; the protein is encoded by the coding sequence ATGAAAATAAAAGTAATAGTTTATTTGCTAGCGATATGCATAATTTTTTCTGCTGTACCTGTACAGGCACAAACTAACACGATCGAGAATACGAATAATACATATCTGACCGTGACCGAAGATACGGATAAAACCTTCATGTGTAACATAACCGGAAACGCATTTGTGGTCGGTACGTCGGGCAATATAACTGAAAACATGACTGAAAATGTGACTGATAACCAGACTGAAAATACAATAAGAAACCCTATCGAAACCCAAACTTCAAACGCTACCGGAAAAACGGAAAACGTGACCAACCTCATGACATGTAATGTAACCGGAAAGTTAGCTATAATCAAAGATATGCTCAACATGACAGAAAACGTGGTTATGCTAGGGAAAATAGATGATATGCCTGGAAAAGTGGTCATAATCGGAAAAATGGACAAAACTGAGGCCGACGAAAAAGTTGTCAACATTACCGGAATGGAAGGAAAAGTAGACTACATGACTGTGCTCATGAAAGGAAACATGAACGGAACCATAAAATGCAATATGACAGAAAATGTGGCCAGCATGACAGAGAACACGAGCAGCATGACTGTGCTCATGAAGGGAAATATGACTGGGATCATAACAGGTGATCTGAATAAAAAAGTGATCAAAATCAAGAACAGTGGTAATACGGCTGGAACGACCGAAAACATGATCGATATGACCAAAATGGTCGGAAACATGAGTGCAACAGCCGAACCAATGAAATATAATATTACTGGAAACATGATTTTAATCAAAAATACGAATAATATGACTGAGGCGCCTGAAACTGCGGATGACATTACGGATATATCCGAAGATATGGAAGAAATAAAAAAGATGGATCAAAAAATAGATAATATGACAGAGATGTCTGAAAATATTGATAAAGTAAAAGAAATGGATGAAAATATGAACAATATGACCGGAATGGAATGGAAAAATAATAATTCAAATGTATCAATAATTACAGTCACCAATGTGTTTACCAATGTAATTAATATTACTCAAATTGGATTAAACTAA
- a CDS encoding YIP1 family protein, giving the protein MINVDYIKTWKEVMKSPSHFYSEMPKTGGYFYPIVFAIGSVAIMLFCVLLIYPLIFPEIGNTIKLTYMEISLIVIFLFVMYILGLLMNSAILYITYKILGGKGSYEGTVGVVCYATAALVLAWIPLIGLIFGFYQTYLYLVGGKFIHGMGIFRSAIALIMSLLLVFVFAGLVSMSVFA; this is encoded by the coding sequence ATGATAAACGTCGATTATATCAAAACCTGGAAAGAGGTTATGAAAAGCCCGTCTCATTTTTACAGCGAAATGCCGAAGACAGGAGGATACTTTTATCCTATTGTTTTTGCAATAGGCAGTGTAGCCATAATGTTATTTTGTGTATTGCTTATTTATCCCCTTATTTTCCCTGAAATAGGTAACACCATAAAATTAACTTATATGGAGATATCTCTGATCGTAATATTTCTTTTTGTGATGTATATTCTTGGCCTTCTTATGAACTCTGCCATACTTTATATTACTTATAAAATTCTTGGGGGAAAGGGAAGTTATGAAGGTACTGTAGGGGTCGTATGTTATGCAACTGCTGCACTTGTACTTGCCTGGATACCTCTTATTGGCTTGATTTTCGGGTTTTATCAGACTTATCTCTATCTTGTGGGAGGTAAGTTCATACATGGTATGGGCATATTCAGATCTGCAATAGCTTTAATTATGTCCTTGTTACTGGTTTTTGTTTTTGCAGGGCTTGTCTCTATGAGTGTCTTTGCTTAA
- a CDS encoding PKD domain-containing protein, with protein sequence MKSKLFLIPLAFVFLIFVSLILVPTVASAGQENRLGAGHEPDIYGDRVVWSSNGSIHLYDISNKTDTELNSSSTSHPAVYGDKVVWLDNSTENPNLCVYNISTGGKFLITENVTGDSNYRTGSKPAIYGNVTVWQEYIDNENPKNRTYKVHMYDLSTFTRTQISNYGCHYGSPDIYEDRIVWANDSGFFGDSGPIWMYNVSTGNKTKFETWYSYGCVIYGDKLVSHEYGANYYCIVIYDLSTNEVSGVNSPSDPFDPDIYGDRVVWRDERNCMSDIYMYDMSTANETRISTNGSASSPAIYGNRIVWQDRRTNQSAIYMYDLSAEPIKPQASFTANATSGKSPLTVLFTDTSTGGTPTSWYWDFGDGIQSKHAQTATHTFRKAGEYTVSLTATNAAGKDTLTVKGCIRVSE encoded by the coding sequence GTGAAAAGTAAACTCTTTTTGATACCTTTAGCTTTTGTTTTTTTGATTTTTGTTTCTTTGATTCTGGTCCCGACAGTTGCATCAGCCGGACAGGAAAACCGACTTGGGGCCGGACATGAGCCTGATATTTATGGCGACAGAGTAGTGTGGTCATCAAACGGTAGTATTCATCTTTATGACATAAGCAATAAAACTGACACCGAACTTAACTCGTCTTCAACAAGTCACCCTGCCGTCTATGGGGACAAAGTTGTGTGGCTGGATAACAGCACTGAAAACCCCAATCTTTGTGTTTACAACATATCAACCGGTGGAAAATTTCTGATTACCGAGAATGTAACAGGTGATAGTAACTACAGGACGGGGAGTAAGCCTGCTATTTACGGTAATGTAACAGTATGGCAGGAATATATCGACAACGAAAACCCTAAGAATAGAACTTATAAAGTCCATATGTATGATCTGTCTACATTCACCCGGACCCAAATCAGTAACTATGGATGTCATTATGGAAGTCCTGATATCTATGAGGATAGAATAGTGTGGGCCAACGACAGCGGATTTTTCGGGGATAGTGGTCCTATATGGATGTACAATGTATCCACCGGTAACAAGACAAAATTTGAAACATGGTACTCATATGGCTGTGTGATATATGGAGACAAATTAGTATCTCACGAATATGGCGCTAATTATTACTGCATTGTCATATATGACCTCTCCACTAATGAAGTGAGTGGTGTTAACTCTCCGTCAGATCCGTTTGATCCTGACATCTATGGGGACAGGGTAGTGTGGAGAGATGAACGCAATTGTATGAGTGACATTTACATGTACGATATGTCCACTGCCAATGAAACTCGTATTTCCACAAACGGATCAGCATCCAGTCCTGCTATTTATGGGAACAGGATAGTTTGGCAGGATAGGCGTACCAACCAGAGTGCTATTTACATGTACGACCTTTCAGCCGAACCCATAAAACCCCAGGCTTCTTTCACTGCTAACGCGACATCCGGTAAATCCCCATTAACGGTACTGTTCACCGACACCAGTACCGGAGGCACACCCACAAGCTGGTACTGGGACTTCGGAGACGGCATTCAATCAAAACACGCTCAAACTGCAACCCATACGTTCAGGAAGGCAGGGGAATACACCGTCAGCCTGACGGCAACGAATGCTGCCGGGAAAGATACCCTAACCGTGAAAGGATGTATTAGAGTGTCGGAATGA
- a CDS encoding YIP1 family protein produces the protein MINLDYIGTWKEVMKSPSHFYSKMPRTGGYAAPILFAVVNVAIYSLFYLLFNPGAYDIGGFSSPMIFAVALLAPVVGVVALFLDATLIHIIQKVFGGKGNYEGTLRFVFYASAATSLLWIPLAGGIFGVYQLYLYVVGGRVVHEVSLERSALAVFLSILLVIVFIMLVSSSGFV, from the coding sequence ATGATTAATCTTGATTATATCGGAACCTGGAAAGAGGTTATGAAAAGTCCCTCTCATTTTTACAGCAAAATGCCAAGGACCGGAGGATACGCTGCCCCTATCCTTTTTGCAGTAGTTAATGTTGCCATATACTCGCTTTTTTACCTGCTTTTTAATCCCGGAGCATACGATATCGGCGGCTTCAGTTCTCCAATGATATTTGCAGTCGCGCTTCTGGCACCTGTAGTCGGTGTTGTTGCTCTCTTCCTTGATGCTACACTGATTCACATTATTCAAAAAGTTTTTGGGGGAAAGGGGAATTACGAAGGTACCTTAAGGTTCGTATTTTATGCATCTGCTGCGACCTCTCTCCTCTGGATTCCTCTTGCAGGCGGGATTTTCGGAGTTTACCAGCTATATCTCTACGTTGTGGGCGGCAGGGTTGTGCATGAAGTAAGCCTTGAAAGGTCTGCTCTGGCTGTGTTTCTGTCCATTTTGCTGGTTATTGTATTCATAATGCTGGTTTCTTCGAGTGGCTTTGTCTAA